GTAAATAGTTCCGGTGTTTCCATATTTGAAAAATGTCCGGAATCAGGCAGATAAACGGGGCGTGCGGAGGGCATCAGCCGGAGGAGTTTATCGGAGGAGCGCAGGCTGCCCGCATTATCACTCATACCAATGATAACAAGCAGCGGCACGTTGCGCGGCAAGCTTCGCAGCAAGCCGCCAAGGGATGGACCGATAAACGTACGGGCCTCCCTGTGGTTGGCCTGCCAGGCGGACCATTCGGAGATCATTTCCCACAGTGTGTTCTTGATTTCCATCCAATGCGGGCCGCACGCTTCCTGCATCTGCCCGAACCATATCCGTTTATGCTGTTCCACATCCACTCCGCTTTTATCGCCAGGCTTCGCAGATGATTGATGATCCTCATCATCCTCGTAATAGATTGCTCCGCTTGCTACCGAAACGGAGCTTACACACTCCGGGTGCAGTGCAAGAAAATCAAGTGCCGTAAAAGAACCCATCGACAACCCCACCAGATGAGCCGTTGTTACGCCCAGCTCCTTCATAAGTGAATATAAATCATCGGCATGAAGGAATGGCTCGTCTTCCACGGGCATGGAGGAAAGTCCATAACCGCGCATATCGTAACGAATAACCCTGTATTTCGCTGCCAACGCCTCAAATTGGGGGTCCCACATTCGCCGGTCCACCGAATGTCCGTGCAGTAACACAACGGCTTCGCCGCTTCCAAGGCTTTCGTAATAAAGCTCGGTCCCGTTCACCTTGATCTTCCCGGCTTGGATTTGATTCATAAAAACTCCTTGTAACGGAAATAGTCGAAGTCCGCGTGCTTGCGTGTACCGGCCAAGTCCTGAACGCACATCCCGATAAATGTTCCGGTGAAGCCCAGCTTCCCTTCGTATTCATCCGACAGCTGACCAAGGTCAAGGCTCGGACCAACGGGAATCCAGGAAATTTCGTTCTCTGAGCAGTAAAACTGCACCTTATCGGTTTCGACGGCTACTTTCAGCCGGCAGCTCTCCCACCCTTCTATGGAAACAGCAGCGCCGTCCGGTTCGTCACAAG
This is a stretch of genomic DNA from Paenibacillus sp. sptzw28. It encodes these proteins:
- a CDS encoding alpha/beta fold hydrolase → MNQIQAGKIKVNGTELYYESLGSGEAVVLLHGHSVDRRMWDPQFEALAAKYRVIRYDMRGYGLSSMPVEDEPFLHADDLYSLMKELGVTTAHLVGLSMGSFTALDFLALHPECVSSVSVASGAIYYEDDEDHQSSAKPGDKSGVDVEQHKRIWFGQMQEACGPHWMEIKNTLWEMISEWSAWQANHREARTFIGPSLGGLLRSLPRNVPLLVIIGMSDNAGSLRSSDKLLRLMPSARPVYLPDSGHFSNMETPELFTKELTRFLDSV